The Acomys russatus chromosome 3, mAcoRus1.1, whole genome shotgun sequence genome has a window encoding:
- the LOC127209404 gene encoding 60S acidic ribosomal protein P1-like has protein sequence MASISKITCIYSALILHDNEVTVTEDKINALIKAADVNVEPFWPGLFTKALANVNTGSLICNVGAGGPAPAAGAAPAGGPTAATAAAPAEEKKVEAKKKEAEEFDDDTGFGLFD, from the exons ATGGCCTCCATCTCCAAGATCACCTGCATCTACTCCGCCCT AATTCTTCATGACAACGAAGTGACAGTCACGGAGGATAAGATCAATGCCCTCATTAAAGCAGCCGATGTCAACGTTGAACCTTTCTGGCCTGGCTTGTTCACAAAGGCCCTGGCCAATGTTAACACTGGTAGCCTCATCTGCAATGTAGGGGCTGGTGGGCCAGCTCCAGCAGCAGGAGCTGCACCAGCAGGAGGTCCCACggcagccactgctgctgccccagctgaggagaaaaaagtggaagcaaagaagaaagaagctgaggAGTTTGATGATGACACGGGCTTTGGTCTTTTTGACTAA
- the LOC127209380 gene encoding histone H2B type 1-F/J/L-like, which translates to MPEPTKSAPAPKKGSKKAVTKAQKKDGKKRKRSRKESYSVYVYKVLKQVHPDTGISSKAMGIMNSFVNDIFERIASEASRLAHYNKRSTITSREIQTAVRLLLPGELAKHAVSEGTKAVTKYTSSK; encoded by the coding sequence ATGCCTGAGCCAACGAAGTCCGCCCCCGCCCCGAAGAAGGGCTCCAAGAAGGCCGTGACCAAGGCGCAGAAGAAGGACGGCAAGAAGCGCAAGCGCAGCCGCAAGGAGAGCTACTCCGTGTACGTGTACAAGGTGCTGAAGCAGGTGCACCCCGACACGGGCATCTCGTCCAAGGCCATGGGCATCATGAACTCGTTCGTCAACGACATCTTCGAGCGCATCGCCAGCGAGGCGTCGCGCCTGGCGCACTACAACAAGCGCTCGACCATCACGTCCCGGGAGATCCAGACGGCCGTGCGCCTGCTGCTGCCCGGGGAGCTGGCCAAGCACGCCGTGTCGGAGGGCACCAAGGCCGTCACCAAGTACACCAGCTCCAAGTGA
- the LOC127209214 gene encoding histone H2A type 1-B yields MSGRGKQGGKARAKAKTRSSRAGLQFPVGRVHRLLRKGNYSERVGAGAPVYLAAVLEYLTAEILELAGNAARDNKKTRIIPRHLQLAIRNDEELNKLLGRVTIAQGGVLPNIQAVLLPKKTESHHKAKGK; encoded by the coding sequence ATGTCTGGACGCGGTAAGCAAGGCGGCAAGGCTCGCGCTAAGGCCAAGACGCGCTCGTCCCGCGCCGGCCTGCAGTTCCCCGTGGGCCGCGTGCACCGCCTGCTGCGCAAGGGCAACTACTCGGAGCGGGTGGGCGCCGGCGCCCCGGTCTACCTGGCGGCCGTGCTGGAGTACCTGACGGCCGAGATCCTGGAGCTGGCCGGCAACGCGGCCCGCGACAACAAGAAGACGCGCATCATCCCGCGTCACCTGCAGCTGGCCATCCGCAACGACGAGGAGCTCAACAAGCTGCTGGGCCGCGTCACCATCGCGCAGGGCGGCGTCCTGCCCAACATCCAGGCGGTGCTGCTGCCCAAGAAGACCGAGAGCCACCACAAGGCCAAGGGAAAATAA
- the LOC127209156 gene encoding histone H3: MARTKQTARKSTGGKAPRKQLATKAARKSAPATGGVKKPHRYRPGTVALREIRRYQKSTELLIRKLPFQRLVREIAQDFKTDLRFQSSAVMALQEASEAYLVGLFEDTNLCAIHAKRVTIMPKDIQLARRIRGERA, from the coding sequence ATGGCTCGTACCAAGCAGACCGCTCGTAAGTCCACCGGCGGCAAGGCCCCGCGCAAGCAGCTGGCCACCAAGGCTGCCCGCAAGAGCGCGCCGGCCACCGGCGGCGTCAAGAAGCCTCACCGCTACCGGCCCGGCACCGTGGCGCTGCGCGAGATCCGGCGATATCAGAAGTCCACCGAGCTGCTGATCCGCAAACTGCCGTTCCAGCGGCTGGTGCGCGAGATCGCGCAGGACTTCAAGACCGACCTGCGCTTCCAGAGCTCAGCTGTTATGGCGCTGCAGGAGGCTAGCGAGGCCTACCTCGTGGGGCTGTTTGAGGACACCAACCTGTGCGCCATCCACGCCAAGCGTGTGACCATCATGCCCAAGGACATCCAGCTGGCCCGCCGCATCCGCGGGGAGAGGGCATAA
- the H1-5 gene encoding histone H1.5 translates to MSETAPAETAAPAPVEKSPAKKKTAKKAGAAKRKATGPPVSELITKAVSASKERSGVSLPALKKALAAGGYDVEKNNSRIKLGLKSLVSKGTLVQTKGTGASGSFKLNKKAASGEPKPKAKKAGAAKAKKPAGATPKKPKKAAGAKKTVKKTPKKAKKPAAAGVKKAAKSPKKAKAATKPKKAAKSPAKPKAVKPKAAKAKVSKPKTVKPKAAKAKKTASKKK, encoded by the coding sequence ATGTCTGAAACCGCTCCTGCCGAGACTGCTGCTCCAGCTCCTGTGGAGAAGTCTCCCGCCAAGAAGAAGACGGCGAAGAAGGCTGGCGCGGCGAAGCGCAAGGCCACCGGTCCCCCGGTGTCCGAGCTCATAACTAAGGCTGTGTCTGCGTCTAAGGAGCGCAGCGGCGTGTCCCTGCCTGCGCTTAAGAAGGCTTTGGCTGCTGGTGGCTACGACGTGGAAAAGAACAACAGCCGCATCAAGCTTGGGCTCAAGAGCCTGGTGAGCAAGGGGACCCTGGTGCAGACTAAAGGCACCGGCGCCTCTGGGTCCTTCAAGCTCAACAAGAAGGCGGCTTCTGGAGAGCCCAAGCCCAAGGCTAAGAAGGCTGGCGCGGCCAAGGCCAAGAAGCCTGCAGGTGCCACCCCGAAAAAACCTAAGAAGGCTGCGGGGGCAAAGAAGACCGTGAAGAAAActccaaagaaagcaaagaagcccGCGGCGGCAGGAGTAAAGAAAGCTGCCAAGAGCCCCAAGAAGGCCAAGGCTGCCACCAAGCCGAAAAAGGCAGCTAAGAGCCCGGCAAAGCCCAAAGCAGTGAAGCCAAAGGCAGCGAAGGCTAAGGTTTCAAAGCCGAAGACAGTTAAGCCTAAAGCTGCTAAGGCGAAGAAGACTGCTTCCAAGAAGAAGTAG